Proteins from one Patescibacteria group bacterium genomic window:
- a CDS encoding phosphoribosyltransferase, protein MSDLSSKEVLKIFQECQALINNTHVVLTRKPHPEKPDKLAWFHSSEYVNKDALFTNPHALMKLCKAIADYWWGEDVEVIASPAIGAVSLALLTAYWYRPNETIAKVGPVIPVYAEKEGDVFVFKRGFDKFIPDKRVLVVEDIASSGGSAKRVVEAVRKLGGEVLGVSLLWNRGNITAEDLGVPQLHSLIQSKIHMYLAEKDNQCSLCQKRIPINKEVGKWREFLEEKAEGNTDFATWCISQLDQALF, encoded by the coding sequence ATGTCAGATTTATCTTCAAAAGAAGTCTTGAAAATTTTTCAGGAATGCCAAGCACTGATAAATAATACTCATGTAGTATTAACCCGTAAACCCCATCCAGAAAAACCTGATAAATTAGCCTGGTTTCATTCTTCAGAGTATGTCAATAAAGACGCTTTATTTACCAATCCCCATGCTTTGATGAAATTATGCAAAGCCATTGCTGATTATTGGTGGGGGGAAGATGTAGAAGTTATAGCTTCTCCGGCCATAGGCGCTGTTTCTTTGGCTCTTCTTACAGCTTATTGGTATCGGCCTAATGAAACTATAGCGAAAGTAGGGCCGGTAATTCCAGTTTATGCGGAAAAAGAAGGGGATGTCTTTGTTTTCAAACGTGGCTTTGATAAATTTATTCCGGATAAAAGAGTGTTAGTGGTTGAAGATATTGCTTCTTCTGGTGGTTCAGCCAAGAGAGTAGTGGAAGCGGTTAGAAAACTAGGAGGAGAAGTTTTAGGTGTTAGTCTGCTTTGGAACCGCGGTAATATTACCGCTGAAGATCTTGGAGTGCCTCAACTTCATTCTCTTATTCAATCCAAAATACATATGTATTTAGCGGAGAAAGATAATCAGTGCTCTCTTTGTCAGAAAAGAATTCCTATTAATAAGGAGGTCGGCAAGTGGCGGGAATTCTTAGAAGAGAAAGCCGAGGGGAATACCGATTTTGCTACTTGGTGTATCTCCCAACTGGATCAAGCTCTTTTTTGA